The following coding sequences lie in one Lolium perenne isolate Kyuss_39 chromosome 2, Kyuss_2.0, whole genome shotgun sequence genomic window:
- the LOC127320800 gene encoding uncharacterized protein isoform X3: MDSNQTHTEGMAQRQRRRWRERQHLARLCDLVADSLLPYLEPEPPGTRRPELLREEERCVLLMLARVNKAIRGWDEEEEVVDDGDASDEIVSCSGEAHSCSLPPDHHFDDGFSCLANITSILVGLHHFCSDYIKHSAGNILMAISNSLMKFEAVWIQFVELVWAAIHTVSAHNHSTIDATNCSGKVSTCCSSAVESISQSTMTSSTSITIFMVVLKLRCVSISRLIMTSLFRVLHTILKFLKLSDSELKDDFICLSIHHIQKLRWHPGNQLIAGKVVSLVKDDRDSFSRDYAQLGFVSGSLLQLVCSLVEQSDMEDTGRRDIFVKLVDVIPRLVTFLQEKQDIPKGLSQYYKHKILMLMMRLKPHMQQNCSHIICLLKLLRDHFQNLLHEPMSRHISKLENCLEGSPFLGEIKDKSTRHLQRQAMYLFLSCCIFLGCSGSDSRQKCSSKKDEFGHEVQGCIDHCNYFGLSEISDWFQRCCLDKILDSKSSTDIVLCFLQLYMEEDDILFIILLQLLDAPLILLAIDNMESKCTSELIGAKLFSIIFDPVHTFHVLLSLLSYDHLVLVDYLISKDVLTTGVPVLGCFY; encoded by the exons ATGGATTCGAATCAAACCCACACAGAGGGAATGGcgcagcggcagcggcggcggtggcgggagaGGCAGCACCTGGCGCGCCTCTGCGATCTCGTCGCCGACTCCCTCCTCCCCTACCTG GAACCCGAACCGCCGGGGACTCGGCGGCCAGAGCTCTTGAGAGAGGAAGAGCGATGCGTGCTCCTGATGCTCGCCCGG GTAAACAAGGCAATTCGAGGatgggacgaggaggaggaggtggtggacgATGGGGATGCATCGGATGAG ATTGTCTCCTGTTCGGGAGAAGCTCACAGTTGCAGTTTGCCACCAGACCACCACTTTGATGATGGGTTTAGCTGCCTGGCCAATATAACCTCCATATTG GTTGGGTTACATCATTTCTGTAGTGACTATATTAAGCACTCAGCTGGGAATATCTTGATGGCCATCTCTAATTCCCTAATGAAGTTT GAAGCTGTTTGGATTCAGTTTGTTGAGCTTGTCTGGGCAGCTATACATACAGTATCCGCTCATAATCATTCTACAATTGATGCCACCAATTGTTCTGGAAAAGTCTCTACTTGTTGTTCCTCTGCTGTGGAAAGCATAAGTCAAAGCACTATGACTAGTAGCACCAGTATTACAATCTTTATGGTAGTACTTAAACTACGATGTGTCAGTATCAGTAGGCTGATAATGACTAGCCTCTTTCGAGTACTACATACTATTTTGAAGTTTCTGAAACTCAGTGACTCTGAATTGAAAGATGACTTCATATGCCTGTCCATTCATCATATTCAGAAGTTACGTTGGCATCCTGGTAACCAACTCATTGCAGGGAAAGTTGTAAGCCTTGTCAAGGATGACCGAGATAGTTTTAGTAGAGATTATGCACAGCTTGGATTTGTGTCAGGCAGTCTCCTCCAGCTCGTGTGCTCTTTAGTTGAGCAAAGTGACATGGAAGACACGGGCCGACGAGATATATTTGTGAAGCTTGTAGATGTCATTCCTAGATTAGTGACTTTCTTACAAGAGAAACAGGATATCCCAAAAGGTCTCTCtcagtattataagcacaaaattCTG ATGCTAATGATGAGACTTAAGCCTCACATGCAGCAGAATTGCTCACATATTATTTGTTTGCTGAAATTACTCCGAGACCACTTCCAGAATCTTCTTCACGAACCTATGTCCCGACATATCAGTAAACTGGAGAACTGCTTAGAAGGATCCCCATTTTTGGGTGAGATTAAGGATAAATCTACTCGACACTTACAAAGGCAGGCTATGTATTTGTTTCTTAGCTGCTGTATATTCTTGGGTTGCAGTGGAAGTGATAGTAGACAGAAATGTTCATCTAAGAAAGATGAATTCGGTCATGAAGTGCAAGGCTGCATTGATCATTGCAACTATTTTGGCCTATCAGAAATCTCAGACTGGTTTCAGAGATGTTGCTTAGACAAGATTTTGGACTCGAAATCATCGACAGACATTGTTCTATGTTTTCTGCAGTTATATATGGAGGAG GACGATATATTATTCATCATTCTCTTACAGCTTTTGGATGCTCCACTTATTTTGTTGGCAAT AGATAACATGGAAAGTAAATGTACTTCTGAACTGATTGGTGCCAAACTGTTCTCCATCATTTTTGACCCAGTTCATACTTTCCACGTATTGCTTTCATTG